The genomic DNA TTCCAAGCAGCCAAATTCTTccaccttaatccggattggcatctactacaccagatccggattggggggcaaccagggaGCAAAAAAAATTTCCAAGCAGCCAAATTCTTCCACCTTAACCCGGATTTGCATCTACTACGCCAGATCTGGATCGGGGGCAACAACCACAATTTTCTCCTAAAACAACAGCTATGTGATActactctactccctcatccagaaaatctgtataagggagtggggggaaaatgatagggtaAAAGCAACCCGGCTAGGGCCCAACCTGGATCTAAGGGGTATCATGCTCGATTGATGAACCAAGACCCCCTCACCCGACGCAATTGAGTGGAGAGACCCAGGCTCAGGGCCAACCTAGGACCTAGATCATCTCACAGCCAAGGTCCAACTCGGGACTTGGATCACCTACCTACCAGGATCCAGACCATAACCTGGATCATCTGTCTACCTGGATCTGGACCAGGGCCAAGATCGCCATGAGGGGGGTCCCAGCAAGCACATACACACTCCACAACCCGCCAAGaaagggtacgtgggcacgtgacgatgccagctatcaacaaccaacatatCAGAAAAACACGACgcgtgtcagaaggccgttaggacaccCTTAAGGTGGTCCTCTCCTGGACACGTGTAGGCAATCCATCCAAGCCAGGTGTCCTCCGCCCCCCAAGAACCAACGACCCTGATCTAGAGGTAACAACCCCTAAACCTTACccttgggctatatatacccccaaagatgaagggtttaggggttagaaaaATATTCACACTTTTGCACACTCACCCTCTCACATCCACATACACACACAACTACCTTTCTATTACATACATACattcttcatcttctccaaaaccCTATTCTTATTCTTACACCAGAGGCGTCGTGGGggccaaaccccccttccggtgttgttttgcaaaTACCCAGTCATCAGCTACACCACATTAACATCCAGAAGGTACAGGGACGGCGTCGGACGAAGCCGCCCCGCTCACCCAGAAGGCCCAGAAGGTTTATCAGGGAGTTATCAGAGTTGACTTTCACTTGGTAGTCAAATTTCAGTTTTTATCACACAACTTCAATTTTAATGAGAAAATTTACAGAAAATAGtatattattgtttaattttaaGTTTTCacaaattaataataaaatttgaatgaaatcaatttgatatatattaaaaattaaagaATTATAGCAGTTTGTTCTCCAGAGTACTTGGACATGTTGAGAGTGCTCAATTTTTTGGAACAACATCGAGTCGACCCGTATTTTGATTTTGAAAACATTGATAATTAGAATTAAGAATTCAGTAGGTTTAGTATTTATTTTATGCAGAAAATAAGTAAATTATTCAATATTCATTTTCCATAAATAAGTTACTCGATTATAAAAAGATTTTTACATATGTCCATTTGGTAAATTTTAATATAAgtaacttataatttaaaatgaataagtaaCTTATAAATGATAAGTAAAAGAATCCTTATAAGTTATATAAATATTtagataattttacttataagtcagatttttttatttaaatgaaaaataataaataatttatatatataggCTTGGGTAAAAATTTTGGGTCATGATCACTGTGTAATAGAATATCCAAAATACACCACTTTTCACCTTCAACTGCCCAAAATGCCCAGATGCGCGCGAACCGCCAAAAATACCCACGAAATACGCATTTCAGGGATGTTTAGTTAACCtttcaaattttaataaaaaatacgCATATATGACATGCGTATTCACTTTTTGATTTAAGAAGAATACACATGTTTTTCGTATTCATCAAAATACAAAAAAAGAGTATTCATTAAAATACAAAAAAAGAATGTGCATGTTAAACATGCTTTTCTTTGTAAAAATTTGAAATGCTGAATACGCATCCCACCAATTGGCATTTTGGGCATTTCTCCCCAAATAGTGAttattttggtttttcacccaAAAATATGGGGGAGACATGTAAGCCTTTTTGTTTCATCAACTTTTATAATTATATAGGAACTTCAACTTCCCCTTAACTAAGTTACAATTACAAGTTTCAAGGTAATTAAAATATAACTGTTTGATTTATTGATATGTAACTAGATGTTACCTAATTAATTTTGGTaagtaattaatatttttttatattaaataacTATCTAACCTAACTTATGGTGGCCATGGTGTTGTTTGGTAACTATCTTCCCTTATTTTGGTTGTAACtacaaaaatcatgaaactcgaCGTTAATTTACCGAGTTTAAAATACAACAAACCAAACAATATAACTTATTTTGAATCCAAGaaattttaagttacgtattcgGGTTATGTCAAAACAAACGAGGCCTTAAAGGTCAAGAAAACGGGAGTTATTTTCCCACACTATTGTAGGTGATTGGGTGGATTTATATAAGCATTTTGATTATGTGCTAATGAGGTATGTTAGTAGGTCTGCCAATAATGTGGCACATTTGTGCCAGTTTATTAATCATGTATTGACTTCATTATCAATTGTTTAATTTAAGTACgatttatttcaaaaaaaatatattattatcttaatttataaattttaaattacattaacattttttaaaaaatattttaaaattaaatttaataaaaagacaaaaaattaaaataaaccGAGAAAAAGTATGTTATCACTACAAAaaaggctaaatacaaccggtttaAAATCGGTTGTAATTAGGTAAATCGACCGTtttcggttgtatttagctaaatacggCCAGGTTTTGGACCGATTGTATTCGCTCGAGTCATATGTAGTAAACCGGTTGTCTAAATACAACCACATCCGGTCAAATTTAATTTTTCAATTtcaattttgaaaataaaaatttgaatttttgtaaAAATTCAAAACGCCTGCCAAAAATATAAACTCTACCGTATATATCACCAACATTCAGCTTATAAAtcataaattcgacttataaATTGAGTTAACAAATATTTATCAATAAGTATTGTTAAATACTTGAATTATAAGttataagtaacttataagttGGCAAAAAACCTGAGCTATCAACTCATCTGAGGGAGCTGTAAACTACTTCCCTCGACTATCACATCACAGGCAACTCTTTCAGAATGGTAATTTGTATTGTTATCATTCTCATTCCCTGCGGAACTGAAGATGTGCAGTGCTATATCTTCTTGTGCCATTGCATTCATTGCTCTGGTTATTTTTACAAGTTAAAGGGAGAATTTATGTATTACATAAAGGAATGAAAAATCTAATCCTAGATGGGATTGCATTTATTGGAAAAGAAACTTTAGTTATCCCAATATCAATACAATTTTAAAACTGAAATGCATGTTTAAGTCCTTTTCCCATCACAATTTACAAACGCAAATATATTCATtaattttgcttataaatacgCATATATTATAACATACGTGCACATACACATGCATAAATAGAATTATAGGCTGCAAAAAGAGTTGCTCTGGAGATGAAAGCTTTTTGTTTCTTGTTTTTGGTTCAGCTGTTGCTGTTGCTAGCTCCATGTTATTCCGGGTATAATGCTTAGAAGTAGTTATATTACTGTATAAACAGTTTTTTGTGATCATGCATGCAAGTTAACAAGTACTGATCAATTCTTATGTTGATTACTCTGCAGACTGAATCCAGGGAATACGAACGATGATGTTAATCTGGTATCATCACCACCTGTTCAGCTACGTAGGCTCTCGAACTATGTAAGAAATCACACTACAAAATTATTTATGTATTTAATGATGCATGCTGCAGAATTTTCATGTTCATGTCCACCTTCTTGCATGCATAAATCCCTAGTTATAACTCATGATGTTATTTATGATGTTTTCTCGGGTCCAACATAATAGACACTGTATTTTTACTCCCGATTAAGTAATAAACTCGCTAAAGTAATATTATTTCTCGGTCCCAACCctattactttaaagaggtttaacCGTAATATCCACATTCTTGCATGTATATATAAATCCCTAGTTATAACTCATGATGTTTCTGTTTTCAGAAATATGTATGTAACATACACCAATAATTAATGTTAATGGTCTTTATTCAGGTGGTGATGGACAATGGACTGACACAAATATCTCTGTCAACTCCTGCAGGTATGATTGATGGAATCGGATACAAAGGAATCAATAACTTGTTGGAGCCTGAATTAGGTCCAAGCTACAGAGGGTAAAATCAAGCACATAAACTTATAATTGCTATAACTCGATTTCTGATCCTCTGCTCCATCATATTGTGTTGtgtttgaaaattttaaaaacaagTTCTTGCACACACCAATGTTAAGACAGTCCATAAATCTCGAGAACTAATATTTTTGCACTTAATATCTGCGATTTTTAAAAATCTGCACAATAATTAATAGCTTTTACGGTTCTGGATCCTTAATATGTTTGTCTTTCCAGTCTTTTAAAGTTCATGATCTTGATCAAGTTGGATCAATCTAACATCTTTATTTGATCGCTTGATTTAGATACTGGGATCTAGTTTGGAGCACGAACGAAGTCTCTAAAATCGCTCAAGACAGGTAGACAACAACTCTGTATAAATATTTCTATGGAAGTTTTGACAGTAGTACTAGATTATGATAGACAATCTTTCGATAATATTTGAACTATGTATACTTAACATGTTATTCTTGATGTTGCTGTATAGGCTGCAAACAACAAAGTTTAGTGTTatagctgaggatgaaaacaaGGTGGAGCTTTCGTTTACAAGAACATGGAATCCTGGTTCCCAGAATATCCCTCCAATGAATATTGACAGAAGGTAACCCTCAAGTACACGAGTTATTTCGGTTAATGTTCTGGTAAACTAGTGCTTGGACAAAATTAATGTCCAGATTGAGAATATTTCTAACGTGTAAAACCTATGTGCAGGTTTGTAATGTTGCGTGGCTCCCCTGGTTTTTACGTGTATTCAATATTCGAGAGATTAGAGGGAATGCCTGGTACAGTTATCGCTCAAACAAGGCTCAGCTTCAAGCTATCAGAAAAATTGTATACCTTCTGTTTCATCAGTAGTAATTTCCTAAATCACATACATATAAGAAAACATTGCTTGATGATATTGACTCGTTTAAATGTACTTAAATAGGTTTCATTACATGGCCTTATCTGATGAGAGGCAGCGATACATGCCAAGCAGCAAAGATCGCGAACCACCAAGAAGTGTACAACTTGCTTACCCAGAAGCCCGTCTGTTGACAAATCCATCAAACCCAAGCTTGAAAGGAGAAGTATGTCTGCGTAATTTACAACAGTGATTAGTAGCATACTTTTATTTGTCGATTCAACAGACTGTATTCTGATCCATGTAAATAAATGTCTAATATGCAGGTGGATGATAAATTCCAATACTCTAAAGACAACAAGGACAATGTGGTACATGGATGGATAAGTGATGAGAGTGGCGTCGGCTTCTGGTTGATTAGCCCTAGTTTTGAATACCGTTCTGGAGGTCCTTTTAAACAAGAACTCACCTCTCATACTGGCCCAACTTCCTTAGTAGTAAGTCTCTTGTACCCTTTTAATGCATGTCATGTGTTTTAAATTGGTTCTTGTCCTTCAAATATAAGCGTTTTCTTGTAATGTGTCTCACCAATTTACATATCTGATCATGTGTTCTACAGGTCTTCTTTTCTAACCACTACTCAGGAAAGGAGTTGGATTTACATTTTGGGGCTGGAGAGGCCTGGAAGAAAGTGTATGGTCCAGTTTTCGTGTACTTAAACTCAGCTTCGACTAAAAATGTTAATGATCTTCATTCCACACTCTGGACAGATGCTAAACGACAGGTAATCAATCTTTCACTTGCCTAAAATGGATTCTATCCTCGCGATGATAATGAAAAATAAAGTTTTGAGGAAGGTCTGAACAGGATCTTATATTCTTTAACCAATACCAATAGATACCATGTTAGGTAACCAGTCactctaaaaccttaaggtggtagaggaagacccgaacatgatcttatactctttaacacttGCGAATGTACTCTTATCTGTTACCTACCAATGACATTTTCAGGCATCGATAGAACAGAAAAGTTGGCCATATAGTTTTCCTCTGTCTAATGACTACCATCATGCCGATCAACGTGGTACTGTTAGAGGCCGATTACAAGTCAGTGACAGGTATGGACACAGATACATCACATATAGGATAAGCACATAATATAATTCAACATTTAATTTCAACTTCTCATATTTTCTTTTAGGTACATGAATAAAGGCCTAATAAATGCAAAATCTGCTTATATTGGATTGGCTCCAAAAGGGGATGCATTATCATGGCAAACAGAGAACAAGGTAACACACCACAGACACACACATTAGCTTATTATACTAACTTCATGATCCAACAAGATGGCGATTGTTCTAAAAAAT from Apium graveolens cultivar Ventura chromosome 5, ASM990537v1, whole genome shotgun sequence includes the following:
- the LOC141662125 gene encoding uncharacterized protein LOC141662125, translating into MLMVFIQVVMDNGLTQISLSTPAGMIDGIGYKGINNLLEPELGPSYRGYWDLVWSTNEVSKIAQDRLQTTKFSVIAEDENKVELSFTRTWNPGSQNIPPMNIDRRFVMLRGSPGFYVYSIFERLEGMPGTVIAQTRLSFKLSEKLFHYMALSDERQRYMPSSKDREPPRSVQLAYPEARLLTNPSNPSLKGEVDDKFQYSKDNKDNVVHGWISDESGVGFWLISPSFEYRSGGPFKQELTSHTGPTSLVVFFSNHYSGKELDLHFGAGEAWKKVYGPVFVYLNSASTKNVNDLHSTLWTDAKRQASIEQKSWPYSFPLSNDYHHADQRGTVRGRLQVSDRYMNKGLINAKSAYIGLAPKGDALSWQTENKGYQFWNQTDAVGNFLLKGVRSGNYNFYASVPGHIGRYVYKSDVTIMPGSSVELSDLIYEPPRFGPTLWEIGIPDGTAAEFHVPDAKLVNKLYINHDKFRQYGLWDRYTDLYPDKDLVYNVGTNNYSKDWFFSQVTRKINNEYHPTTWQINFDLPQVDARGTYTLQLALASTNLAQLRVYVNRSPDQGYPLFTTGQIGHDNAIARHGIHGLYRLFSVHIPGRALLPGRNKILLNHGTGSSPFVGTMYDYIRLEGPHTS